One Lactobacillus sp. ESL0785 DNA window includes the following coding sequences:
- the tagD gene encoding glycerol-3-phosphate cytidylyltransferase, which translates to MKKVITYGTFDLLHYGHVRLLKRAKELGDYLIVGLSTDEFNELQKHKESYNNYAERKYILEAIRYVDEVIPEQDWDQKINDVQKYHIDTFVMGNDWQGKFDFLKQYCNVIYLPRTPGISTSKIKKDLK; encoded by the coding sequence ATGAAAAAAGTAATTACCTACGGTACATTTGACCTATTGCATTATGGTCACGTTCGTTTACTTAAACGCGCTAAAGAATTAGGCGACTACTTAATCGTCGGCTTATCAACCGATGAGTTTAACGAATTACAAAAGCATAAGGAATCATATAATAATTACGCTGAACGTAAATATATTTTAGAAGCCATTCGCTATGTCGACGAAGTTATTCCCGAACAAGATTGGGACCAAAAAATTAATGATGTTCAAAAATATCACATTGATACCTTCGTAATGGGTAACGATTGGCAAGGTAAATTTGACTTTTTAAAACAATACTGCAATGTGATTTACTTACCACGGACTCCCGGCATTTCGACTAGCAAAATCAAAAAGGATCTAAAATAA
- a CDS encoding SLAP domain-containing protein, protein MQKFDNIKSQVANDNCFKLNKEKIAVYSISALLLGTSLISLNQQPVSANTTSPTVTQASPKSSSFDPTAKLLHHNAYLYDKNGNRANDITITAGSTVETYGTTNIGNRKFYDLGNQIYLAAGNIDEQSRELARNSYVYNQYGQREVPLILAKGQYITTHGDPVTIQGTEYYLIDADHLVKKNNFVAVTPTPKRPGYVNGLVVNGLLKHKAYIYDQNGNRTNKLILKIGTKCYAAISEIINGQKYYEFNYGRNRILAENIDGTKRSLSNNAYLYNQYGQRIGHKVLPAGTSVRTYGQPVTIKGQNYYTIDNNYFVKAANFN, encoded by the coding sequence ATGCAAAAATTTGATAATATAAAATCGCAAGTAGCTAATGACAATTGTTTTAAATTAAATAAAGAAAAAATTGCTGTATATAGCATTAGCGCGCTATTGTTAGGAACCAGCTTAATTAGTCTTAACCAACAGCCTGTAAGTGCTAATACCACAAGTCCTACAGTAACTCAAGCTTCACCAAAATCTTCATCATTTGATCCGACTGCTAAGTTGTTGCATCATAATGCTTATCTTTATGATAAAAATGGTAACCGTGCTAACGATATTACAATTACCGCTGGTTCAACCGTGGAAACATACGGCACTACTAATATTGGCAACCGCAAATTTTATGATCTTGGTAATCAAATTTATTTGGCAGCTGGCAATATTGACGAGCAATCACGTGAGTTAGCACGTAATTCCTACGTTTACAATCAATATGGTCAAAGAGAAGTACCTTTAATTTTAGCTAAAGGACAATATATTACAACTCATGGTGATCCTGTAACTATTCAAGGTACTGAATACTACTTAATTGATGCTGACCACTTAGTTAAGAAAAACAACTTTGTTGCGGTAACTCCAACTCCTAAGCGTCCTGGCTATGTAAATGGCCTTGTTGTCAATGGTCTACTTAAACATAAAGCATATATCTATGATCAAAATGGCAACCGTACTAACAAGCTAATCCTAAAAATTGGCACTAAATGTTACGCAGCTATCAGTGAAATCATCAACGGTCAAAAATATTATGAATTCAATTATGGCCGCAACCGAATTTTAGCTGAGAATATTGATGGTACGAAGAGAAGCTTAAGTAATAATGCTTATCTTTATAACCAGTATGGGCAACGAATTGGTCATAAAGTATTGCCAGCAGGTACAAGTGTCCGCACATATGGTCAACCAGTAACCATTAAAGGACAGAACTACTATACAATTGACAACAATTACTTTGTCAAAGCAGCAAACTTTAATTAA
- a CDS encoding nicotinate phosphoribosyltransferase: MFYQELDQDDSLILHTDLYELNMMYTYFKKGIADRNAVFEAFYRTEPFGNGYSVFAGLEHVIMYLQNLKFKESDLQYLKEEVGYDDDFIDYLRNFRFKLNVRSMREGEIVFANEPLVQIEGPLAQCQLVETAILNIINFQTLLATKAARVKLAVQGDGVMEFGTRRAQEADAAIWGTRAAYIGGFDSTSNVRAGKLFGIPVSGTHAHSLVEAFGSEYEGFKAYAETHKNCVFLVDTYDTVRSGVPNAIRVANEMGDKINFQGVRIDSGDMAYISKQVRKELDEAGYPNAKIFASNDLDETTITSLKMQGAKIDVWGIGTKYITAFDQPALGAVYKLVSMEDDHGQMQDTLKISSNAIKVSNPGKKQVWRISANQKKKNEGDWIARAGVDPREFDSLYMFHPQYTYINKVVRDYTAEPLLKEIFKNGQLVYEQPKLIDIKKFCAQNLDGLWDEYKRMLNPQEYPVDLSQDLYDSKMNLIKDIREKITERNKVK, translated from the coding sequence ATGTTTTATCAAGAATTGGATCAAGATGATTCGTTAATCTTGCACACAGATTTGTATGAGTTGAATATGATGTATACTTACTTTAAAAAGGGAATTGCAGATCGTAATGCTGTTTTTGAAGCTTTTTACCGGACAGAACCGTTTGGTAATGGCTATTCAGTATTTGCGGGACTTGAACATGTTATTATGTACTTGCAAAATCTGAAGTTTAAAGAAAGCGACCTGCAATATTTAAAAGAAGAAGTAGGTTATGACGATGATTTTATTGATTATCTGCGTAACTTTAGATTTAAGTTAAATGTGCGGTCAATGCGTGAAGGTGAAATTGTTTTTGCTAACGAGCCATTGGTACAAATTGAGGGGCCGTTAGCTCAATGCCAATTAGTTGAAACTGCGATTTTAAATATTATTAACTTTCAAACGCTGCTGGCAACTAAGGCTGCTCGCGTTAAGTTAGCAGTGCAAGGCGATGGCGTCATGGAATTTGGTACTCGCCGTGCCCAAGAAGCTGATGCGGCAATTTGGGGGACACGTGCTGCTTATATTGGCGGCTTTGATTCTACCAGTAATGTACGTGCTGGTAAGTTATTTGGTATTCCAGTTTCTGGTACACATGCTCATTCGTTAGTTGAAGCTTTTGGCAGTGAATATGAAGGCTTTAAGGCTTATGCAGAAACGCATAAGAACTGCGTCTTCTTGGTAGATACTTATGATACAGTCCGCAGTGGCGTGCCGAATGCAATTCGCGTTGCTAATGAAATGGGCGACAAGATTAACTTCCAAGGAGTACGGATTGATTCTGGTGACATGGCCTATATTTCTAAGCAAGTACGTAAGGAATTAGACGAAGCTGGCTACCCGAATGCCAAGATTTTTGCTTCTAATGACTTGGACGAAACCACGATTACCAGTTTGAAGATGCAAGGTGCTAAAATTGACGTGTGGGGGATTGGAACTAAGTATATTACTGCCTTTGACCAACCAGCATTAGGTGCAGTTTACAAGTTGGTATCAATGGAAGATGACCATGGGCAAATGCAGGATACGCTTAAAATTTCTTCAAATGCAATTAAGGTTTCTAATCCGGGTAAAAAGCAAGTTTGGCGGATTTCAGCTAATCAGAAAAAGAAGAATGAGGGTGATTGGATTGCTCGTGCTGGTGTCGATCCACGCGAGTTTGATTCTCTCTACATGTTCCACCCACAATATACCTATATTAATAAGGTAGTGCGTGATTATACAGCTGAACCACTTTTAAAGGAAATCTTTAAGAATGGTCAGTTAGTTTATGAACAACCGAAATTAATTGATATTAAAAAGTTCTGTGCGCAAAATCTTGATGGGCTTTGGGATGAATATAAACGGATGCTTAATCCACAAGAATATCCAGTGGACTTGTCACAAGATTTGTACGATAGTAAGATGAATTTAATTAAAGATATTCGTGAAAAGATCACTGAGAGGAATAAGGTTAAATGA
- a CDS encoding WecB/TagA/CpsF family glycosyltransferase: MSKINILGVDFDNKSFKQFQNEFIGRINMHQSTFTVTANPEIVMAANENPEFMKILNYDADYITPDGIGIVKAAQMLGTPLQERVTGYDLFTWLMRVASERNLRVYLIGAKPQVIHAVQEKVAREYSGIQLVGAKDGYFNEDLEIVAYQIERTEPDLVFAALGSPKQEQLLALLRKNLLPALMMGVGGSFDVFAGAVKRAPLFWQNAHLEWFYRLITNPTRWKRMLVLPKFVVNVREAKKEKK, translated from the coding sequence TTGAGTAAGATAAATATTTTGGGCGTCGATTTTGACAATAAAAGTTTTAAGCAATTTCAAAATGAGTTTATTGGTCGAATTAACATGCATCAATCAACTTTTACTGTTACTGCTAATCCTGAAATTGTAATGGCTGCTAATGAAAATCCAGAATTCATGAAAATTTTGAATTATGATGCAGATTATATTACGCCTGATGGGATTGGAATTGTGAAGGCAGCACAAATGCTGGGTACGCCTTTGCAGGAACGGGTAACCGGGTATGATTTGTTTACGTGGCTAATGAGGGTTGCCAGTGAGCGCAATTTGCGGGTTTACTTAATTGGTGCTAAGCCTCAGGTAATTCATGCTGTTCAAGAAAAAGTTGCGCGTGAATATTCTGGTATTCAATTAGTTGGTGCAAAAGATGGCTATTTTAACGAAGATTTGGAAATTGTAGCTTATCAAATTGAACGAACCGAACCAGATTTAGTTTTTGCGGCGTTAGGCTCACCTAAACAGGAACAGCTGCTAGCTTTATTGCGAAAGAATTTACTCCCAGCGTTAATGATGGGAGTTGGTGGTAGTTTTGATGTTTTTGCAGGTGCTGTCAAACGAGCACCACTTTTTTGGCAAAATGCACATCTAGAATGGTTTTATCGGTTAATTACGAATCCAACTCGCTGGAAGCGAATGTTAGTCTTGCCTAAGTTTGTTGTTAATGTTCGAGAAGCTAAAAAGGAAAAGAAGTAA
- a CDS encoding GntR family transcriptional regulator, with translation MEEPMYIKIHNQIKRDIENHVYHVGSRIPAERQLAMKFGVSRMTLRQAIKTLEDEGILERRVGSGTYVANQKVQEKMSGIMSFTEITHANGQTPSSKLISFNIGKPSLSEKERLKLVDQEQVLRMERIRYADEVPICYEVVTIPYKLIKKMSKADISAHLYQTLEKNGYQIGRVTEHISAAVANENAARLLDAKKGEALITRLQVTELSTGDPFEYTRANYVADRFEFTFSK, from the coding sequence ATGGAAGAGCCAATGTATATCAAAATTCATAATCAAATTAAGCGAGATATTGAGAATCATGTTTATCATGTTGGCAGTAGAATTCCAGCTGAGAGACAATTAGCAATGAAGTTTGGTGTTTCACGCATGACCTTGCGCCAAGCAATTAAGACGCTTGAGGATGAAGGAATTTTGGAGCGGCGTGTTGGCAGTGGTACTTATGTTGCTAACCAAAAAGTTCAGGAAAAGATGTCAGGGATTATGTCGTTTACTGAGATTACCCATGCCAATGGTCAGACACCATCAAGTAAGCTGATTTCCTTTAATATTGGTAAGCCATCTTTATCTGAAAAAGAACGTCTTAAGTTAGTTGACCAGGAACAAGTTTTGCGGATGGAGCGTATCCGCTACGCTGATGAAGTTCCAATTTGCTATGAAGTCGTGACAATTCCTTATAAGCTGATTAAAAAAATGTCTAAAGCTGATATTTCTGCCCATCTTTACCAAACTCTAGAAAAGAACGGTTATCAGATTGGTCGTGTGACGGAACATATTTCTGCAGCAGTGGCGAATGAAAATGCGGCGCGTTTATTAGATGCTAAAAAAGGTGAGGCCTTGATTACGCGATTACAGGTGACAGAACTATCAACTGGTGATCCGTTTGAATATACACGAGCAAACTATGTTGCTGATCGTTTTGAATTTACTTTTTCCAAATAA
- a CDS encoding glycosyltransferase, producing the protein MKVLHVNAGLEAGGGLTHIVNLLKEAKKTGENFSLLCLAEGPVAQAARLAGLQVDVLGFNSRYDLGGLRQLASFINAGNYDIVHTHGARANLFVALVRHKFDAKWCVTVHSDPYLDFSGRGLSGKLFTNANLYAIRRADCVFAVTKTFADLLIKKARVNCNSVHVIYNGLSFHQDSQIPAKYQHPNFNIVNVARAEKVKGQKLLLQALKKLDNANVHLYLAGDGSQLAHLKELTQKLELGPQVTFQGFMTQKQLTNLYRRMDLAVLTSYSESFPLVLLEASDNLLPLMSTAVGDIKMMIPDQDSGFVAQVGDLDSITAVLRQAVAMPKSELCEMAIREKSYLSEHFSLKSQLETIIQEYQAIIKR; encoded by the coding sequence ATGAAGGTTTTGCATGTCAACGCTGGTTTAGAAGCAGGCGGGGGCTTGACACATATTGTTAATTTATTGAAAGAAGCTAAAAAAACAGGCGAAAATTTTAGCTTACTGTGTCTAGCGGAAGGACCAGTAGCGCAAGCTGCTCGCTTGGCTGGATTACAAGTTGATGTTTTGGGATTTAATAGCCGTTATGATCTAGGTGGTTTAAGACAACTGGCTTCGTTTATTAATGCTGGTAATTATGATATTGTACATACACACGGCGCACGAGCTAACTTATTTGTAGCTTTAGTTAGGCACAAGTTTGATGCTAAGTGGTGTGTGACGGTTCATTCTGATCCCTATTTAGATTTTTCTGGTCGGGGATTAAGCGGTAAGTTGTTTACCAATGCTAACTTATATGCTATTCGGCGTGCTGATTGTGTGTTTGCAGTGACGAAAACTTTTGCGGATTTATTAATTAAAAAAGCGCGAGTTAATTGCAATAGCGTGCATGTAATTTATAATGGCCTCTCTTTTCATCAAGATAGTCAAATTCCGGCTAAGTATCAACATCCGAATTTTAATATTGTCAATGTTGCGCGAGCAGAAAAAGTTAAAGGGCAAAAGTTATTGCTGCAAGCGTTGAAAAAATTAGATAATGCTAATGTACATCTTTATCTTGCAGGTGACGGTTCCCAATTAGCTCATTTAAAAGAATTGACACAGAAGTTGGAATTAGGTCCACAGGTAACTTTTCAAGGATTTATGACACAAAAGCAGCTAACTAATTTATATCGGCGAATGGATTTGGCAGTGCTAACTTCTTATTCAGAAAGTTTCCCCTTAGTTTTATTAGAAGCTAGTGATAACTTACTGCCATTAATGTCAACAGCAGTTGGTGATATTAAAATGATGATACCAGATCAAGATAGTGGTTTTGTTGCTCAAGTTGGTGATCTTGATTCGATAACAGCTGTTTTGAGGCAAGCAGTGGCAATGCCAAAAAGTGAATTATGTGAAATGGCAATCCGTGAAAAAAGCTATCTTTCCGAACATTTTTCTTTAAAAAGCCAACTTGAAACCATTATACAAGAATATCAAGCAATAATTAAGCGTTAA